The following coding sequences are from one Lemur catta isolate mLemCat1 chromosome 16, mLemCat1.pri, whole genome shotgun sequence window:
- the LOC123621894 gene encoding uncharacterized protein LOC123621894 isoform X4, which produces MRRQSPAAALQMSAPARSKARRPPQLKDSVLCLSRPHFPQALPGTWQQLHLPHHPHTPPSLPPNPTQPNPKSETTKRGRRQSRSRASPCGQDRDVICVLCNPPLSCKVCKRKVRTPSSLRSYYSDPLT; this is translated from the exons CGCAGGCAGTCCCCAGCAGCTGCCCTCCAAATGTCAGCGCCAGCCCGGTCAAAAGCGCGGAGACCTCCCCAGCTGAAGGACTCTGTGCTGTGCCTTTCGCGCCCACATTTTCCCCAAGCACTCCCAGGAACCTGGCAACAG CTGCatctcccccaccacccccacactCCTCCGTCCCTACCTcccaacccaacccaacccaacccaaAGTCTGAAACAACAAAGCGTGGCCGCCGGCAATCCCGCTCTCGAGCGTCCCCCTGTGGCCAAGATCGGGACGTCATTTGTGTGCTTTGTAACCCACCGCTCAGCTGCAAG GTCTGTAAAAGGAAGGTCAGAACTCCGTCATCTCTAAGATCCTACTACTCTGACCCTCTGACTTGA
- the LOC123621894 gene encoding uncharacterized protein LOC123621894 isoform X1, which yields MMSVAATPLLELQPNNAQAVPSSCPPNVSASPVKSAETSPAEGLCAVPFAPTFSPSTPRNLATASCISPTTPTLLRPYLPTQPNPTQSLKQQSVAAGNPALERPPVAKIGTSFVCFVTHRSAARHWATGHGRARDTHCPFPVQLCFLSLVLFTPCYSLICSCVRCSLAHKMALRAGALSLPGLISRELVSSAQWDLGDRNKGKIWNGVT from the exons CGCAGGCAGTCCCCAGCAGCTGCCCTCCAAATGTCAGCGCCAGCCCGGTCAAAAGCGCGGAGACCTCCCCAGCTGAAGGACTCTGTGCTGTGCCTTTCGCGCCCACATTTTCCCCAAGCACTCCCAGGAACCTGGCAACAG ccagCTGCatctcccccaccacccccacactCCTCCGTCCCTACCTcccaacccaacccaacccaacccaaAGTCTGAAACAACAAAGCGTGGCCGCCGGCAATCCCGCTCTCGAGCGTCCCCCTGTGGCCAAGATCGGGACGTCATTTGTGTGCTTTGTAACCCACCGCTCAGCTGCAAG GCACTGGGCTACTGGCCATGGGAGGGCCCGTGACACTCACTGTCCTTTTCCTGTGCAGCTGTGTTTCCTCTCCTTAGTGCTTTTCACTCCTTGCTATTCTTTGATTTGTTCTTGTGTGCGTTGTTCACTTGCACACAAGATGGCTCTCAGAGCGGGGGCACTTTCTTTACCTGGTCTCATTTCAAGAGAATTAGTATCATCTGCACAATGGGACCTTGGAGacaggaataaaggaaaaatctggAATGGAGTCACATGA
- the LOC123621894 gene encoding uncharacterized protein LOC123621894 isoform X2 has product MMSVAATPLLELQPNNAQAVPSSCPPNVSASPVKSAETSPAEGLCAVPFAPTFSPSTPRNLATASCISPTTPTLLRPYLPTQPNPTQSLKQQSVAAGNPALERPPVAKIGTSFVCFVTHRSAARPWCLDQQRLLRRKLQLTRMESDLGSCNLSPSFPF; this is encoded by the exons CGCAGGCAGTCCCCAGCAGCTGCCCTCCAAATGTCAGCGCCAGCCCGGTCAAAAGCGCGGAGACCTCCCCAGCTGAAGGACTCTGTGCTGTGCCTTTCGCGCCCACATTTTCCCCAAGCACTCCCAGGAACCTGGCAACAG ccagCTGCatctcccccaccacccccacactCCTCCGTCCCTACCTcccaacccaacccaacccaacccaaAGTCTGAAACAACAAAGCGTGGCCGCCGGCAATCCCGCTCTCGAGCGTCCCCCTGTGGCCAAGATCGGGACGTCATTTGTGTGCTTTGTAACCCACCGCTCAGCTGCAAG GCCCTGGTGCCTTGACCAGCAGCGACTCTTGAGAAGAAAGCTGCAGCTCACCAGGATGGAATCTGACCTCGGCTCTTGTAACCTTTCGCCTTCCTTCCCCTTCTAG
- the LOC123621894 gene encoding uncharacterized protein LOC123621894 isoform X6, whose amino-acid sequence MRRQSPAAALQMSAPARSKARRPPQLKDSVLCLSRPHFPQALPGTWQQLHLPHHPHTPPSLPPNPTQPNPKSETTKRGRRQSRSRASPCGQDRDVICVLCNPPLSCKALVP is encoded by the exons CGCAGGCAGTCCCCAGCAGCTGCCCTCCAAATGTCAGCGCCAGCCCGGTCAAAAGCGCGGAGACCTCCCCAGCTGAAGGACTCTGTGCTGTGCCTTTCGCGCCCACATTTTCCCCAAGCACTCCCAGGAACCTGGCAACAG CTGCatctcccccaccacccccacactCCTCCGTCCCTACCTcccaacccaacccaacccaacccaaAGTCTGAAACAACAAAGCGTGGCCGCCGGCAATCCCGCTCTCGAGCGTCCCCCTGTGGCCAAGATCGGGACGTCATTTGTGTGCTTTGTAACCCACCGCTCAGCTGCAAG GCCCTGGTGCCTTGA